One genomic window of Solanum dulcamara chromosome 10, daSolDulc1.2, whole genome shotgun sequence includes the following:
- the LOC129870562 gene encoding 6-phosphogluconate dehydrogenase, decarboxylating 2-like: MATLTRIGLAGLAVMGQNLALNIAEKGFPISVYNRSTSKVDETVERAKKEGNLPLYGFPDPESFVLSIQKPRVIIILVKAGLPVDQTISTLSAFMEKGDCIIDGGNEWYENTERREKEMAEHGLLYLGMGVSGGEEGARNGPSMMPGGSFEAYKYIEDILRKVAAQVPDSGPCVTYIGEGGSGNFVKMVHNGIEYGDMQLIAEAYDVLRSVGKLSNDELHQVFSEWNKGELLSFLIEITADIFGVKDDKGDGYLVDKVLDKTGMKGTGKWTVQQAAELSVAAPTIAASLDSRFLSGLKDERVQAAKVFESSGVSDILVEQSVDKNQLIDDVRKALYASKICSYAQGMNLIRAKSVEKGWDLKLGELARIWKGGCIIRAIFLDRIKGAYDRNPDLANLLVDEEFAKEMVERQSAWRRVVCLAINSGISTPGMSSSLAYFDSYRRESLPANLVQAQRDYFGAHTYERIDVLGAFHTEWFKIAKQSKN; this comes from the coding sequence ATGGCTACACTGACAAGAATTGGTCTTGCTGGGCTTGCTGTTATGGGACAAAATCTTGCTCTCAATATTGCTGAGAAAGGATTTCCTATATCTGTTTACAACCGATCaacttcaaaagttgatgagaCCGTTGAACGAGCTAAAAAGGAAGGCAATCTTCCTCTTTATGGCTTTCCTGATCCAGAGTCCTTTGTACTCTCTATCCAAAAGCCCCGTGTCATAATCATTCTTGTCAAGGCTGGTTTACCAGTTGATCAGACCATCAGCACCCTTTCAGCTTTCATGGAGAAAGGAGACTGTATCATTGATGGTGGCAACGAATGGTATGAGAACACTGAGAGGAGAGAGAAAGAAATGGCTGAGCATGGTCTTCTTTATCTTGGAATGGGAGTATCAGGTGGTGAAGAGGGTGCACGCAATGGACCTTCAATGATGCCTGGGGGTTCTTTTGAAGCCTACAAATACATCGAGGACATCTTACGAAAGGTTGCAGCTCAAGTTCCTGACAGTGGCCCTTGTGTTACATATATTGGTGAAGGAGGTTCTGGAAATTTTGTTAAGATGGTTCATAATGGAATTGAATATGGTGACATGCAGTTAATTGCAGAGGCTTATGATGTACTAAGATCTGTGGGCAAGCTCTCTAACGATGAATTACATCAAGTCTTCTCGGAGTGGAACAAAGGAGAGCTTTTGAGCTTCTTGATTGAAATCACAGCTGATATATTTGGAGTCAAGGATGATAAAGGAGACGGGTATTTGGTGGACAAAGTTTTGGATAAAACTGGGATGAAAGGTACTGGTAAATGGACTGTTCAGCAAGCCGCTGAATTGTCAGTTGCTGCACCCACAATAGCTGCATCATTGGATTCAAGATTCCTTAGTGGGTTAAAAGATGAAAGGGTTCAAGCTGCCAAAGTATTTGAATCTAGCGGGGTTAGTGATATCCTTGTTGAGCAGTCCGTGGACAAGAATCAATTGATTGATGATGTGAGAAAGGCACTTTATGCATCCAAAATATGTAGCTATGCTCAGGGCATGAATTTGATAAGGGCAAAGAGTGTTGAAAAAGGATGGGACTTGAAACTAGGGGAGCTTGCTAGGATTTGGAAGGGTGGTTGTATTATCCGTGCTATATTTTTGGATCGGATCAAGGGGGCATATGACAGAAACCCGGATCTTGCTAACCTACTCGTTGATGAAGAGTTTGCAAAAGAGATGGTTGAACGTCAGTCTGCTTGGCGAAGAGTAGTCTGCCTAGCTATAAACTCGGGCATCAGCACACCGGGTATGTCTTCAAGTCTTGCTTACTTTGACTCATACAGGAGGGAAAGTCTTCCTGCCAATTTGGTTCAAGCTCAAAGGGATTATTTCGGTGCTCATACTTATGAGAGGATTGATGTGCTGGGGGCTTTCCATACCGAGTGGTTCAAGATTGCCAAACAGTCAAAGAACTGA